tgcagccagctgggtgaccttgggcttgccacagcactgataaaactgttctgaccgagcagtgatatcagggctttctcagcctcacccaccccacagggtgtctgttgtggggaaaggaaagggaaggcgattgggagctgctttgagactcctggtagagaaaaaacagcatataaataccaactcttcttcctgcgaGCAACGGATTCAAGTGATTTGCACCGTACCTGGGTTGAGGAACCAGAGGTTATAGTCACCTGGGCTGCAGCTAGCTTTCCAGCTAGCACAATGCTGAGTACCAGGAGCGTCCTGGTGACAGGATCCAACCGGGGCATTGGCTTGGAGCTGATCCGGCAGCTGCTGGGGAATGGCAAGCGGCCAGAATGGATCTTTGCAACCTGCCGAGACCCAGAGGGACCAGGTGCCCAGGTGAGCACTGGGGCAAAAGCTGCTGTACCCTGCAATTGGTGCCAGGCAGCGAAGGTTTTCGCATTACAATTCTAAACTGTTTTTGGTCTGTTTTTGGTtgaatggttaagagcagcagcctctaatccggagagccaggtttgatttcccgctccttcacatgcagccagctgggtgaccttgggctagtcacagttctgttagagctgttctcacagagcagttttgtcagagctctctcagccccgccacctcacagggtgtctgttgtggggagaggaatggaaggtgattgtaagcccctttgagactccttcgggtagagaaaagcagagtataaaaacctaattttcttcttctgttaatGAACCACCTCTGAAGCGCTGTTGTCATCTCAAACTGTGCCCCTCACCCGCTGCCGTTTTACACTGCAGTTTTCTTTGGAGTTTGCTTCAGTGCTACTGTGGCACAAGGCATCTCAATGGGGCATCTTGCAGTGCTGTTTCTCCCTTTTTTCGCAGCGCGATCTTCTGTGGACTTTTCTCcagaacattctaagttgagtgctatagtgctaaaACACTGACTTCCAGGTAGTATTGATAGAGAGTTAAAAAGTTAGAGACACATCCCTTCTTTAAACCTCCCTCACGGTGTGACTAAGGCCCCCCCTTAtcataatgggggggggacaaCTTGAGATAAACGAAATCATCCTTATCTGACCATAATTATGTTCTACCTTCAGCATTGCTACCTGTGATATATCTGCAGATCTGATATTTGTCCACCCTTGATCTCCATAAGCTATATAGAATGGTTGTATTCATTGTATTTCCTCTCTTATGAGATGCCAATAAGGTTTTGTTGCTGGTGCTGTCGTTGTTGAACGAAGGCTGCAGCCCTAAAGACCTTCTAGGAGTAAACTCTATTAACTCATTTGGGACTTTGGAACTGATCGGTTTTGGGTGGCTGCCTAAACAAAGAATCTAAACCAggagtttggggaaagggggctgactctgcttagcttcccgtAGCTGATGATTGGGCTAACctgaccatccaggtcagggcctgacTTACTATCCCATATGAAACCAACCAGGACTCTGGTTGTTACATCATAAACCTCTGGCTTTTGTCTCTTTCAGGAGCTGAAGGATTTGGCTACCAAGCATCACGAAGTTAATATTGTCCCCCTCGGTACGTGCCTGTGCCCCCCTCCACCAATTCTCTCTCTTAAATTTATGCAGCAAGGGCTGAGAGGCATTCCAGACTGGCTGTTTTCATAACAGTACATTTAACTGTTGCTCAGGtgctccttacccccccccccccgaattaacTCCAAGCTGAATTAAAATGGTGGTGTCATATTATAGCTAGTATTCTACTATATCTCACAAAACATCCATTAGTTCCCTTCCCCATAGAAGTACAATCCACTCGGCAAAGATTTTGCTTTTCTCTGTAATCATCATATATTTTAACAGCAAAAGTGTGGCCCAGTCTGCAGATAAGAAAATCTGGCAGATAAAAGTGgggtatgagaaccaactctccttctccttcttctccttctccttctccttctccttctccttctccttctccttctccttctccttctccttctccttctccttctccttctccttctcctccttctccttctccttctccttctccttctccttctcctccttctccttctccttctccttcgtgggaaggagagaaggaagcaggaaaaggggagaaaccatgggggctttcagggaagagaaaaaggaaataggGGAGAGGGGGATGCCCCACACAAGTccttgtgaattcctgcatgtATCGTTCATAATTCTGCAGAAGTTACTGATCCATCCAACATCCAGGCTGCTGCAGCCAAAATCACAAATCTTCTGCAAGGAGCTGGGCTGAATCTCCTGATCAACAATGCAGCAGTTGCAAAGTATTCCACTCTGGAATCCGAGACGGCAGAGGACATGTCGGAGGTGTACAAAAGCAACGTGATAGGGCCCATGATGGTGACCCAGGTAAGGAAGCCCTAGGGCTCGTGCTTCACAGAAATGCCTTGTGTTTCACAATCCAGAACACCTGCAGCGTTTGGGGGCTTGATTATCACAAGCCGCTCTTTGTTTGGTAGACAAAAGCATTCTGCTTAACAGCTGCCTGACAACCAGAAATCCAGGTAGcgtgcagtagaaaagagccagagcccagaagcgccttaaagactaacagaactTGTGGCAGATTCAAATGGTTAGGAGatttcctgagtcactgctcaggGGTGTGCAGCTTTTCATTTCGGGATGGGCCCCTGAGTTACATCTGCTGAAACAAGACTGAAAGTGCCTTACTCTGGAGACGTTTTGAGAAATGAAACCTACGATTTCAGAGGAGCTAGTAGAATGCAGGAAGACATGATTATAGCATTATCATGCTATATCAAtctagtgaggaggaggaggagttggcttgtataccttgcttttcactacctgaaggagtctcaaagcggcttccaatcaccttcctttcctctccccatgacagacaccctgggagtaggtgagactgagagctctaataggactgctcacttggaacagcactatcagcgctgtgactagcccaaggtcacccagctggctgcatgtggaggaacagggcatcaaacccagcttcctagattagaagctgccactcttaaacactacaccatgctgcttgttcttttcttctttttttttaaatggaaaaagaCATAGATACATACTGTAAACAAAGCCTGGTCTGCAAATCTATATGCATTACTATGTGTTTTGCAACTTAAAAAGAAGAGAAACCACTAGAacagaaaaggaaacaaacaaaataagctAAAATTTGCTGATAATCTGTATTTGGGCGGAGCAGTCTAGGCTTCTCTGCAGACCACGGTCTTCCTTGATTCTTCCCTCTCGCTCTCCAGGCGTTCCTGCCCTTGTTGAGGAAGGCGTCCCAGGAAAGCCCCCAGAAAGGGATGAGCTGCAGCAAAGCCGCCATTGTCAACGTGTCCAGCGAAGGAGGCTCCATCACCAATCTCTACGCATGGGAATTTGGGCATTTCATTAGTTACCGCTGTAGTAAGGTAGGGACATGACAGCAGTGATGCCCCAGTATATAAGGACAAGAAGAGTGAAGAAGCACTGAAAAACTATGTTGTTCAGAACTGTTTGcaccacaaataaataaaatctatgcCCAGGGTGAGCATGAAAGAATGTTACTTAGATCCTTaagaaacagggttgccagcaacTGGGGCTGGGAGGAACTGGGGACAGAGATTTGTGTGTTTGGCATCATGCTGACCACCTTGTGTCACTTCTAGAGTGACCGGAAGTGACAT
This region of Paroedura picta isolate Pp20150507F chromosome 14, Ppicta_v3.0, whole genome shotgun sequence genomic DNA includes:
- the LOC143823788 gene encoding C-signal-like encodes the protein MLSTRSVLVTGSNRGIGLELIRQLLGNGKRPEWIFATCRDPEGPGAQELKDLATKHHEVNIVPLEVTDPSNIQAAAAKITNLLQGAGLNLLINNAAVAKYSTLESETAEDMSEVYKSNVIGPMMVTQAFLPLLRKASQESPQKGMSCSKAAIVNVSSEGGSITNLYAWEFGHFISYRCSKAALNMLTRCQSLGYAEDKILCTALHPGWVQTDMGSSQAPLAVDVSVRAILNTLGHLSEKDNGSFVNWEGTALPW